One segment of Thermoanaerobacter kivui DNA contains the following:
- the rbfA gene encoding 30S ribosome-binding factor RbfA, producing MQYRSGRLSEEMKREISKMILEEIKDPRIKAMVSITDIEVTKDLRYAKVYVSIFGSEEDKKETFEGLKSAAGYIRHEIGRRIKMRYTPEIIFELDPSIEYGAHISEILKELKKQEGDDN from the coding sequence ATGCAGTACAGAAGTGGCAGACTTTCAGAAGAGATGAAAAGAGAAATAAGCAAAATGATTTTAGAGGAAATAAAAGACCCCAGAATTAAGGCTATGGTCAGCATTACTGACATAGAAGTCACAAAGGATTTAAGATATGCAAAAGTATATGTGAGCATATTTGGCAGTGAAGAAGACAAAAAAGAAACTTTTGAGGGTTTAAAAAGCGCAGCTGGTTATATAAGGCATGAAATTGGCAGAAGAATAAAAATGAGATATACTCCAGAAATCATCTTTGAATTAGATCCTTCTATAGAATATGGAGCTCACATTTCTGAAATTTTAAAGGAATTAAAAAAGCAAGA